One genomic segment of Candidatus Berkiella aquae includes these proteins:
- a CDS encoding DotA/TraY family protein produces MNAFTKACALLLILGFPTLVFGVGAFEVESTDKSMVYLGMIFGYVPGTPIPSSGNSLFAQLVYIFNQVVFALGIVVIAYTAAFGAINTAHQGEFLGKDWHPVLVPLRAGAGILLLLPQTTGYNYMQIIVMWFIVQGVGAANAMWRQVIISNQTQGNLHQDTRKVDLQNASDAVSDIFKANICMAALNGNSSTLELMEEPVQFYRMGDQMRWGRVSQNDAICGSIDLAAIQNSMGGNNSNAESAKNRFANALIDAQQALETAADEALMPMAYGTAPTYSSANQFVSAARALQQAAVDVSNYTASLNDVSEQAIENGWILAGSYYFTIVQEGVYVPVTVTFSTITPNVSQISKIVSQQKYNETVGTALGFANTYQSTAYSSIVTLSTADRAGSSIVLKKANMSSQGSSIFAAIFGSLFEDIVKDLMEAISGSGEDNEHQNDPVISMASFGSHLAVTTENVFFAAFALAFALWTISTPLSCLQPLGHAFDKLLTIFMPIAVLLISLLWVAGLTLGLYIPMIPYLVFTFSALTWIILVIEAMLAAPLIALTLIVPSEDEIGKAGHAISILLGIFLRPALMILGFIMAMQLLIVAIGMLNAAFWATILNATGASKGVGVFGLIAILLMYAGVATGMVHEAFSLIYLVPNKVMRWIGASGEQDDAMSKVQELKGSVQKGGGMGAGLMKSGLKAFSKDKK; encoded by the coding sequence ATGAATGCTTTTACTAAAGCATGTGCGCTTTTACTTATACTTGGGTTTCCGACGCTTGTCTTTGGCGTAGGCGCATTTGAAGTAGAATCAACAGATAAGTCCATGGTTTATTTGGGGATGATTTTTGGCTATGTGCCAGGAACCCCTATTCCCAGTTCAGGCAATTCACTCTTTGCCCAATTAGTCTATATTTTTAACCAAGTGGTATTTGCTTTAGGTATCGTTGTTATTGCTTATACCGCCGCATTTGGTGCGATTAATACCGCCCACCAGGGAGAATTCCTCGGTAAAGATTGGCACCCTGTTTTAGTCCCGCTTCGCGCTGGCGCTGGTATCTTACTCCTTTTACCACAAACCACTGGTTACAATTACATGCAAATTATTGTCATGTGGTTCATTGTCCAAGGCGTTGGTGCCGCCAATGCGATGTGGCGGCAAGTTATTATTTCGAATCAAACCCAAGGTAATCTTCACCAAGATACTCGAAAAGTTGATCTACAAAATGCTTCAGACGCTGTTTCAGATATTTTTAAAGCCAATATCTGCATGGCAGCCCTTAATGGCAATAGTTCAACACTCGAACTAATGGAAGAGCCTGTGCAATTTTATCGCATGGGTGATCAAATGCGTTGGGGACGAGTTTCACAAAACGATGCCATTTGTGGCTCAATTGATCTCGCCGCTATTCAAAATAGTATGGGTGGTAATAATTCTAATGCTGAAAGTGCCAAGAATCGTTTTGCGAATGCTTTGATTGATGCACAACAAGCATTAGAAACCGCGGCAGACGAAGCATTAATGCCAATGGCTTACGGCACTGCACCCACCTATTCTAGCGCTAATCAATTTGTCTCTGCCGCTCGTGCACTACAACAAGCAGCGGTGGATGTTTCTAATTATACGGCATCGCTTAATGATGTGAGTGAGCAAGCCATCGAAAATGGTTGGATTTTAGCCGGCAGTTATTATTTTACTATCGTACAAGAAGGTGTTTATGTCCCTGTTACGGTCACTTTTTCGACAATCACACCCAATGTTTCTCAAATTTCGAAGATTGTTTCCCAACAAAAATATAATGAGACTGTTGGTACCGCTTTAGGATTTGCAAATACTTATCAATCAACGGCCTATTCAAGTATCGTTACCCTGTCAACGGCTGATCGTGCAGGCTCCTCCATTGTGTTAAAAAAAGCAAATATGAGTTCACAGGGATCTTCTATCTTTGCTGCTATCTTTGGTAGCCTCTTTGAAGATATTGTGAAAGATCTCATGGAAGCTATCTCAGGCAGTGGTGAAGATAATGAGCACCAAAATGATCCTGTTATTTCAATGGCAAGCTTTGGTAGCCATTTGGCCGTCACCACGGAAAATGTTTTCTTTGCCGCATTTGCACTGGCTTTTGCGCTTTGGACAATATCAACCCCGCTGAGCTGTTTGCAACCACTTGGGCATGCTTTTGATAAGTTACTCACTATTTTTATGCCGATTGCTGTCTTATTAATTTCCCTCTTATGGGTGGCAGGACTCACTTTAGGGCTATACATTCCCATGATCCCTTATCTTGTCTTTACCTTTAGTGCCCTAACGTGGATCATCTTGGTCATTGAGGCTATGCTTGCGGCACCTCTGATTGCCTTGACGTTAATTGTTCCCTCTGAGGATGAAATCGGTAAAGCAGGTCACGCGATTTCGATCTTATTAGGTATTTTCTTACGTCCTGCCTTAATGATTCTTGGCTTTATTATGGCAATGCAATTGTTGATCGTTGCTATTGGGATGCTCAATGCCGCATTTTGGGCAACCATTTTAAATGCAACCGGTGCATCAAAAGGTGTCGGGGTATTTGGTTTAATCGCTATCTTGCTGATGTATGCCGGGGTTGCAACAGGGATGGTTCATGAAGCATTCAGTTTGATTTATCTTGTCCCTAATAAAGTCATGCGTTGGATTGGCGCCAGTGGCGAACAAGATGACGCCATGTCGAAAGTTCAAGAACTTAAAGGAAGCGTACAAAAAGGCGGAGGAATGGGCGCAGGTTTAATGAAGAGTGGTTTAAAAGCTTTCTCTAAAGATAAGAAGTAG
- the icmV gene encoding type IVB secretion system protein IcmV has translation MGIFKSSKKAAGHIVDVRVDKWVSWDYLSESADNFKVILLDSIIPKKATYSETFEEALERLELTEADIAKRQKEFTQLFYFFLVLSLVIISYGLYLAFTGSMITALIAFCLSIYSLAQSFRFHFWLFQLKNRKLGCTIKEWMNAAVTTKHEKNLAVKKNKSEKMSKTGHTKANE, from the coding sequence ATGGGTATTTTTAAATCCAGTAAAAAGGCCGCGGGCCATATTGTGGATGTCCGCGTCGATAAATGGGTTAGCTGGGATTATCTTAGCGAGTCTGCTGATAACTTTAAAGTCATTTTACTTGACTCTATCATTCCTAAAAAAGCAACCTATTCTGAAACCTTTGAAGAAGCCCTTGAGCGTTTAGAATTAACAGAAGCGGATATCGCTAAACGACAAAAAGAGTTTACACAACTCTTTTATTTTTTTCTGGTTTTATCCCTGGTTATTATTAGTTATGGCTTATATCTTGCGTTCACAGGTTCCATGATAACGGCACTGATTGCTTTTTGTTTATCTATTTACTCCTTGGCACAATCCTTCCGTTTTCATTTTTGGCTTTTCCAACTGAAAAACCGAAAATTAGGTTGCACGATTAAAGAATGGATGAATGCAGCTGTCACAACCAAACATGAAAAGAATCTTGCTGTCAAGAAAAATAAATCCGAAAAAATGTCGAAAACTGGTCATACAAAGGCAAATGAATGA
- the icmW gene encoding type IVB secretion system protein IcmW: MPDMSLEAVHAFWHDYDKRTLYRIVTSMEGIESWAADDEPEVEELLLRIGSTLDEISDFELTDEASLIKVLANLRSGRALRLMQFLDVLKPGTASKLLIYAEEQTKDAANKNRYADLFLKRNLAFERLQLLGRVFAPERINLILKALESNHE, from the coding sequence ATGCCAGATATGTCACTAGAAGCCGTACATGCCTTTTGGCACGATTACGATAAAAGAACTTTATACCGAATTGTTACCTCAATGGAAGGCATTGAAAGTTGGGCTGCCGATGATGAACCTGAAGTAGAAGAATTATTACTGCGCATAGGTTCGACCTTAGATGAAATCAGCGATTTTGAATTAACTGACGAAGCTTCATTAATTAAAGTGCTCGCCAATTTGCGTTCAGGCCGTGCGTTACGCTTAATGCAGTTTTTAGATGTGTTAAAACCTGGAACCGCGTCGAAATTACTAATCTATGCAGAAGAGCAAACCAAAGATGCTGCCAATAAAAACCGCTACGCCGATTTATTCTTAAAGCGAAATCTTGCTTTTGAACGATTACAATTATTAGGACGTGTTTTCGCTCCGGAAAGGATTAATTTAATCTTAAAGGCATTGGAGTCCAATCATGAGTAA
- a CDS encoding BCCT family transporter → MPLFFAMKHKKILKSVIALLGFIIVGWLSFMRPDLLLKYGMLMGVCGYALCLFIFTPLGNLTFGERQERLSGGKWFFKLILMQVVLFIFTLAMGVGSFAAGPGYTVGVVDWSDFQAMLEHYSPWEWGPFPWSSIGIWGLLIAYVTYTQRGEPYLYQIAKRFFPKKIEPMLKTYVESTTSGATMTVISLLVFAIILLFSYSVEFYVQRFHFTMPVMTVILLSFIGPLASLSFGRKIFRRLSGRANATLNRVVMLSIALMVPIIVLAAFTGVVMLARRPELQSAVICKQCGNYFANVPAESRLAALYWGWWLLWTPLAGSYFAKISKGRTAREMVLGLYAVPLLLVMGWFYFASHPLAISYQLPAVWNSILMLLLAIITLVAFLMTFKSIKDTHLFLSGALYPSPEANQNRLWLADASKAVGINRYSPKILMTIIGCIFLHTTAGWYGIQIQTAAMGVLVINALYIGFNFGLFRLCVPTRK, encoded by the coding sequence ATGCCCCTTTTTTTTGCAATGAAACATAAAAAAATCCTCAAATCCGTGATTGCCCTCCTTGGTTTTATTATTGTTGGATGGCTTTCCTTTATGCGGCCTGATTTGCTATTGAAATATGGCATGCTCATGGGGGTTTGTGGTTATGCGTTATGTTTGTTCATTTTTACCCCACTTGGAAACTTAACTTTTGGTGAACGTCAAGAACGTCTATCAGGCGGAAAATGGTTTTTCAAGCTTATCTTAATGCAAGTGGTTCTGTTTATTTTTACGCTTGCGATGGGCGTAGGATCGTTCGCTGCAGGGCCAGGATATACGGTAGGTGTTGTTGACTGGAGTGATTTCCAAGCGATGCTTGAACACTATAGCCCTTGGGAATGGGGTCCCTTTCCTTGGAGTTCAATTGGCATTTGGGGACTACTAATCGCTTACGTCACCTATACCCAGCGGGGAGAACCCTATCTTTATCAAATCGCGAAACGCTTTTTCCCCAAAAAGATTGAACCCATGCTAAAAACCTATGTTGAATCGACAACCTCTGGAGCAACCATGACGGTTATTTCATTGCTTGTTTTCGCGATTATTTTATTATTTTCTTATTCTGTTGAATTTTATGTCCAGCGCTTTCATTTTACGATGCCAGTGATGACGGTCATTTTACTGTCATTTATCGGCCCATTGGCCTCGCTCAGTTTTGGCCGTAAAATTTTTCGACGATTATCGGGGCGTGCTAATGCAACCCTCAATCGAGTTGTTATGCTCAGCATTGCCTTAATGGTTCCTATTATTGTTCTAGCTGCTTTTACTGGGGTTGTGATGTTAGCACGTCGTCCAGAATTGCAATCTGCTGTTATTTGTAAGCAATGTGGTAACTATTTTGCGAATGTGCCCGCAGAATCACGATTAGCTGCTTTATATTGGGGTTGGTGGTTGTTATGGACACCACTAGCGGGTTCTTATTTTGCCAAGATCTCCAAAGGCAGAACGGCTAGAGAGATGGTGTTGGGCTTGTATGCAGTGCCTTTACTGCTTGTTATGGGTTGGTTTTATTTCGCGTCCCATCCACTTGCCATTTCGTATCAACTACCCGCAGTATGGAATTCAATACTGATGTTGTTGCTGGCTATCATAACACTCGTTGCATTCCTAATGACATTTAAATCGATAAAGGATACCCATCTTTTTCTATCGGGGGCACTGTACCCCTCACCAGAAGCAAATCAAAATCGTTTGTGGTTAGCGGATGCCAGCAAAGCCGTCGGCATTAATCGGTATAGCCCTAAAATCTTGATGACGATTATCGGCTGCATTTTCTTGCATACCACAGCAGGCTGGTATGGAATTCAAATACAGACCGCAGCAATGGGTGTTTTGGTCATCAATGCCCTTTATATTGGTTTTAATTTCGGTTTATTTCGTTTATGTGTCCCTACACGCAAGTAG
- a CDS encoding transposase translates to MSDWLKRITSIISQQSDHVITREIKRAFTPLQNENQPLSRFTTTSVRTDPTFAKRLPTTVHEKSTTLPVEEKENMPKAPIDSDDNLKALKRLRDLPRGTNVDSRIAAIKDLLGETEIFKTLKMLRWPQGVVCPRCRSSNVVRRDPPADAIDQRHFYVCLNCKGEGDPSDFDDFTGLPIGSIHALRQWILCWYLIGFCSVNQIAKVLGLSLQEVLQIASIGNDLASLPDLEDKQKKELFAQKERKAQEKRTARANVELNEEYTRSESRSPLKPGYKSKK, encoded by the coding sequence ATGTCTGACTGGCTTAAACGGATCACTTCTATTATTTCGCAACAATCTGACCATGTCATCACTCGCGAAATAAAACGAGCATTTACACCCTTACAAAATGAAAATCAGCCTTTATCGCGTTTTACCACCACCTCGGTGCGAACTGATCCAACTTTTGCCAAACGTCTTCCAACCACAGTGCATGAAAAGTCGACTACGTTACCCGTTGAGGAAAAAGAAAACATGCCAAAAGCACCTATAGACAGCGATGATAACTTAAAAGCCTTAAAGCGATTAAGAGATTTGCCACGCGGTACCAATGTCGACTCGCGAATCGCTGCTATTAAAGATCTTTTAGGTGAAACAGAAATCTTCAAAACACTTAAAATGCTACGTTGGCCACAAGGCGTGGTTTGCCCTCGTTGTCGCTCATCGAATGTTGTTAGACGCGATCCCCCTGCAGATGCCATCGATCAACGGCATTTTTATGTTTGTTTAAATTGTAAAGGTGAAGGCGATCCCAGCGACTTTGATGATTTCACAGGTTTACCCATTGGCTCTATTCATGCATTGCGTCAATGGATTCTTTGTTGGTACTTGATTGGATTTTGTTCCGTCAATCAAATTGCTAAAGTGCTTGGTTTAAGTCTTCAAGAAGTATTACAAATTGCGAGTATCGGCAATGATCTTGCTTCTCTTCCCGATTTGGAAGATAAGCAGAAAAAAGAATTATTTGCACAAAAAGAACGTAAAGCCCAAGAAAAAAGAACCGCCAGAGCAAACGTAGAATTAAACGAAGAATATACGCGTAGCGAAAGTCGCTCACCATTAAAGCCCGGGTATAAATCTAAAAAATAG